A genomic region of Miscanthus floridulus cultivar M001 chromosome 3, ASM1932011v1, whole genome shotgun sequence contains the following coding sequences:
- the LOC136544249 gene encoding lectin-like protein — MVNKFGSVLLQCRFTMWRCVDNGSGSATAPRVQVMSFNSTFSINVFHLLDSSPWPDEGLTFVVASSRDKPSPGSYGGYLGLTNATHEANPTPARNHFVAVEFDTMKQDYDPSDNHVGLNVGSVMSVKTANLTVFRITTNSSNPTNYTP, encoded by the coding sequence ATGGTCAACAAGTTCGGCTCCGTGCTCCTCCAGTGCCGCTTCACCATGTGGCGCTGCGTCGACAATGGCAGTGGCAGTGCCACGGCCCCGCGCGTCCAGGTCATGTCGTTCAACAGTACCTTCTCCATCAACGTGTTCCACCTCCTGGACTCGTCGCCGTGGCCCGACGAGGGGCTCACCTTCGTCGTCGCGTCGTCCCGTGACAAGCCGTCCCCCGGCAGCTACGGCGGCTACCTTGGCCTCACCAACGCCACGCACGAGGCCAACCCAACCCCGGCGAGGAACCACTTCGTGGCCGTCGAGTTCGACACCATGAAGCAGGACTACGATCCCAGCGACAACCACGTCGGCCTCAACGTCGGCTCTGTCATGTCCGTCAAGACGGCGAACCTGACGGTGTTCCGCATCACCACGAATAGCAGCAACCCCACCAACTACACGCCCTAG